One window of the Acaryochloris sp. CCMEE 5410 genome contains the following:
- a CDS encoding DUF6745 domain-containing protein gives MSQKVGTMWPIDTLTPIQNAQIEAFFQRWLAVSCATTPIETQQVEQTIQRSYALMGKRQPEILFFSGPLEAQAYLQERRIDQLLNQWGVPLLTLPLVKQLSHQIRSQLRAELLVEISERLKVAELTTLSQNLNLITWTPLAELFAWNTQHIEEDAVPWGEWSPNLWDQLWQQQQTEWRQAIQSQPGGDLLVHVGETLWQWGEPVGQALEEAVIHPFRQQPEIRAWEQGMQQMLTTMGLVGMGWQALTQTFEVLHPALLDYCIEVLECDHEPEAWIQLRSLSTHCGLILPFEQMCVVFDRPIECHADPEGRFHYEGGAALQFADGYRSYQFHGVQIPERYGTVHPHVWKADWLIHEQNAELRRVLIQGIGYDRLCQELQAESLNTWREYTLLRIAPAIDVEPIYLLKMTCPSTGYIHATRVPPSIQSAREAIRWVNWDTDPEEFAQES, from the coding sequence ATGAGCCAGAAGGTTGGCACTATGTGGCCGATTGATACCTTAACGCCCATTCAAAATGCACAAATTGAAGCCTTCTTTCAGCGTTGGCTAGCGGTTTCCTGCGCCACAACGCCCATTGAAACGCAGCAAGTGGAGCAAACTATTCAGCGCAGCTATGCTCTGATGGGGAAGCGGCAACCTGAAATTCTATTTTTTTCTGGCCCTTTAGAAGCCCAGGCTTACCTGCAAGAACGCCGGATTGATCAACTGCTCAACCAGTGGGGGGTCCCTTTGTTGACCCTTCCTTTAGTCAAACAGCTCAGTCACCAAATTCGATCTCAGCTGCGGGCGGAATTGCTGGTAGAAATTAGTGAGCGCCTAAAAGTTGCCGAATTAACAACCCTATCCCAAAATTTGAACCTGATCACTTGGACTCCATTGGCCGAATTGTTCGCTTGGAATACCCAGCATATAGAAGAAGATGCTGTCCCTTGGGGAGAATGGTCGCCCAATCTGTGGGACCAACTGTGGCAGCAGCAACAAACGGAGTGGCGACAAGCAATTCAAAGTCAGCCTGGCGGAGACTTGCTAGTCCATGTGGGAGAGACCCTGTGGCAATGGGGAGAGCCAGTAGGACAGGCCTTAGAAGAGGCTGTGATTCACCCTTTTCGCCAACAGCCTGAGATACGGGCTTGGGAACAGGGAATGCAGCAAATGCTCACGACTATGGGGTTGGTTGGCATGGGCTGGCAGGCTTTAACCCAAACTTTTGAAGTCTTACATCCTGCTCTTTTGGACTATTGCATTGAGGTCCTAGAGTGCGATCATGAGCCAGAAGCGTGGATACAGTTGCGATCGCTATCGACGCATTGCGGTTTAATCCTTCCTTTTGAGCAGATGTGTGTCGTGTTCGATCGGCCCATAGAGTGCCATGCGGACCCCGAAGGGCGCTTTCACTACGAAGGGGGGGCAGCCCTCCAGTTTGCGGACGGCTATCGCAGTTATCAGTTTCATGGGGTGCAAATCCCAGAGCGATACGGTACCGTCCATCCTCATGTCTGGAAGGCCGATTGGCTGATCCATGAGCAGAATGCTGAACTGCGGCGGGTGTTGATTCAGGGCATTGGCTATGATCGCCTTTGTCAGGAACTGCAAGCTGAATCCCTCAACACCTGGCGAGAATATACGCTGTTGCGAATTGCCCCCGCGATTGATGTGGAACCGATTTATTTATTGAAAATGACCTGTCCCAGTACGGGCTATATTCATGCCACTCGGGTTCCCCCCAGTATTCAGTCTGCGCGGGAAGCCATTCGCTGGGTAAATTGGGATACAGATCCTGAAGAGTTTGCCCAAGAATCTTAA
- a CDS encoding WGR domain-containing protein — translation MQLIQRTTLVYQAGRTEKVYEVDLYQVSDGAYVVNFRYGRQGTALKEGSETVSAVPLEMAQRIFDRLINAKLRKGYRVSTGEASPPETTAAPAPTPIETPVDPNARSQAVLNRLAAALQSSAAPRPAPKAWSLNRVIWRAGELKIQAAAPLLLQLWGQEDLRNYCIAWALGRCGDQTTYTALEQRYRQPGAEFVQRITLEALLKLGTEAQRDALRQELILQLPPDLRTLARQGPANALTETLKNTLDANASSQTLAVLDILYQIDSELTRPAVLEVIQSAPLRPSYFQRLRHIFKMAEYRQDTEVFGLLAYRFEQEDALYRNQGYGVRLPDGEYLYAGYTYNSRTGRYERTTDNPITAEQRRPDTRLAYSDKTRAYLRRRVWRTLRKLGQAGDPNYVSFAVDLLLQYADEDAGATRESVFYRWDWRNSYSRVETGRVNWDLFAGYLAFNHVLYEQSPRYVLKPANKAWRCQSSYKPGDPAPPGREEAFPHLWDQQPDALLRLLSESCCQPVHGFAVKAIRSSRSFLEGLPLERVIRLLERPYEMTAQLGFEIAQARYNPAQPNRELILAIATCNYALARQQAQDWMMAQRDMFLNDSQLIAQLMTCKPADMRAFTRRLLSTALLEDTRARAILGQVIAILLNQAPEHIPAEDWVTDISETLFLSFGAQLRTLGLEVVLDILRYPTAEMQTFGARILLNHTTPVTELPPGLIDALIDSPFDSVRVVGVRLLSQLPDAVLMEQTGLLLTLIAHPLADMRSAIRPAIQRMATAQPSFSQHLAQPLLEVLQAPEEAEGIHRFLTELLRQDLPGWMAPITPEQVYPLLDSESPAAQEMAGYVLQHHCDRWSATLPTTEIAQFTHHEMLSVRTAGWRMLKAILPRLRQSESDLLDIVRVLESTWEDTRQFGFTLFREDLRPDELTPAVVISICDSNLPQVRQLGRDLVGRCFRDADGESYLLKFSEHPATDMQLFATQYLQTYVVDNPQRLQDLKPYFTRVLTQVNRGRVTKQRVYAFLEAEATKSLEAAEIIAEILTRQSVTIAICDRAQALEILLKIHSAYPQISVPLQVKPVAVRKPAALS, via the coding sequence ATGCAACTGATTCAGCGAACCACCCTGGTATATCAAGCGGGTCGTACTGAAAAAGTGTATGAGGTCGATCTGTACCAGGTGAGTGACGGGGCTTATGTGGTTAATTTTCGCTACGGTCGCCAAGGCACCGCCTTAAAAGAAGGTTCCGAAACGGTGTCTGCGGTGCCGTTAGAAATGGCGCAGCGTATATTTGATCGACTAATCAATGCCAAATTGCGCAAAGGGTATCGCGTCAGTACGGGAGAAGCTAGCCCACCAGAGACGACGGCGGCCCCGGCACCCACCCCAATCGAGACACCGGTTGATCCGAATGCGCGATCGCAAGCCGTCTTAAATCGCTTAGCCGCTGCTCTTCAATCCTCTGCAGCCCCTCGCCCTGCGCCTAAGGCATGGTCCCTAAATCGGGTAATCTGGCGGGCGGGCGAATTAAAAATTCAGGCTGCAGCCCCCCTATTGCTACAACTTTGGGGCCAGGAGGATCTGAGAAATTACTGTATTGCTTGGGCACTGGGGCGATGTGGCGATCAGACCACCTACACGGCGTTAGAACAGCGTTATCGCCAGCCTGGGGCAGAGTTTGTACAACGCATTACCCTGGAAGCCCTCTTGAAGCTGGGAACTGAGGCCCAACGGGATGCCCTACGGCAAGAGCTAATTTTACAATTACCGCCAGATTTACGCACCCTGGCTCGCCAAGGCCCAGCAAATGCCTTAACAGAGACCCTCAAAAACACCTTAGACGCGAATGCCTCTTCCCAGACCTTGGCCGTGCTCGATATCCTTTACCAGATCGATAGTGAGCTAACCCGACCAGCTGTACTTGAGGTGATTCAATCGGCCCCGTTGCGCCCCAGCTACTTCCAGCGACTCCGCCACATTTTCAAGATGGCCGAATATCGCCAGGATACGGAAGTCTTTGGGCTATTGGCCTATCGATTTGAGCAAGAAGATGCGCTCTACCGCAATCAAGGCTATGGTGTACGACTGCCAGATGGGGAATATCTCTATGCCGGATATACCTATAATTCCCGAACAGGACGGTATGAGCGGACCACGGATAATCCGATTACGGCAGAACAACGGCGTCCAGATACTCGCTTAGCTTACAGCGACAAGACCCGAGCCTACCTGCGACGTCGAGTTTGGCGCACCTTGCGCAAGCTCGGTCAGGCGGGCGACCCCAACTATGTCAGCTTTGCCGTTGATCTGTTGTTGCAATATGCCGATGAGGATGCTGGGGCAACTCGGGAATCGGTTTTCTATCGCTGGGATTGGCGGAATAGCTATAGCCGGGTGGAAACGGGGCGGGTTAACTGGGATCTCTTTGCTGGGTATCTCGCTTTTAACCATGTTCTCTATGAACAAAGCCCTCGCTATGTCCTCAAGCCTGCCAATAAAGCCTGGCGTTGTCAGTCCTCCTATAAACCGGGTGATCCGGCTCCCCCTGGACGGGAAGAAGCTTTCCCCCATTTATGGGACCAGCAGCCTGATGCATTACTGCGCTTATTGTCGGAAAGTTGCTGCCAACCGGTTCATGGGTTTGCGGTTAAAGCTATTCGGTCCAGTCGATCATTTCTGGAGGGCTTACCCTTAGAGCGCGTGATCCGGTTGCTGGAGCGCCCCTATGAAATGACGGCCCAGTTGGGTTTTGAAATTGCCCAGGCTCGCTATAACCCAGCCCAACCCAATCGGGAATTGATCCTTGCGATCGCAACCTGTAACTATGCCCTCGCTCGTCAGCAAGCTCAAGACTGGATGATGGCTCAGCGGGATATGTTCCTCAACGACAGTCAGCTGATTGCTCAGTTGATGACCTGTAAACCTGCCGATATGCGGGCCTTTACTCGGCGACTGTTGAGTACAGCTTTACTGGAGGATACGAGGGCACGGGCGATTTTGGGTCAGGTGATTGCCATTCTCCTAAATCAAGCGCCTGAACATATCCCGGCAGAAGACTGGGTCACCGATATTAGCGAAACCCTATTTCTGAGTTTCGGGGCTCAACTACGGACCCTCGGTTTGGAAGTGGTGTTGGATATCTTGCGCTACCCCACGGCAGAGATGCAGACCTTTGGAGCGCGGATTCTGCTGAACCACACCACTCCGGTGACGGAACTGCCACCGGGTCTAATTGATGCTCTGATTGATTCCCCCTTCGATTCCGTGCGGGTGGTTGGGGTACGGCTCCTCAGTCAATTGCCCGATGCGGTGTTGATGGAACAAACGGGACTATTGCTCACCCTGATCGCCCATCCCCTTGCTGACATGCGTTCGGCCATTCGTCCAGCCATCCAGCGTATGGCTACGGCTCAACCGAGCTTTAGTCAGCACCTGGCCCAACCACTACTGGAGGTCTTGCAGGCACCCGAAGAAGCAGAAGGCATCCATCGCTTTTTAACGGAGCTGCTGCGCCAGGATCTGCCGGGATGGATGGCCCCTATTACCCCTGAACAGGTTTACCCACTCCTAGACTCAGAATCTCCCGCAGCCCAAGAAATGGCGGGTTATGTATTGCAGCATCATTGCGATCGCTGGTCGGCTACCCTACCCACGACTGAGATTGCCCAATTCACCCACCATGAAATGCTCTCTGTGCGCACCGCCGGATGGCGAATGCTGAAAGCGATTTTGCCCCGATTGCGCCAGAGCGAATCAGATTTACTGGATATCGTGAGGGTACTGGAGTCTACCTGGGAGGATACGCGCCAATTTGGTTTTACGCTGTTTCGCGAGGATCTGAGGCCCGATGAACTGACCCCTGCAGTGGTGATTAGCATTTGCGATAGCAACCTTCCCCAGGTCCGCCAACTGGGTCGCGATCTGGTGGGTCGCTGTTTCCGCGATGCCGATGGGGAAAGCTACTTGCTCAAATTTAGTGAGCATCCTGCCACCGATATGCAGCTTTTTGCTACTCAATATCTGCAGACCTATGTCGTAGATAATCCCCAGCGACTGCAAGACCTGAAGCCTTACTTTACGCGGGTGTTGACCCAAGTCAATCGCGGACGGGTTACCAAGCAGCGGGTCTATGCCTTCCTAGAAGCCGAAGCAACCAAAAGTCTGGAAGCTGCAGAGATTATCGCTGAAATTTTGACTCGCCAGTCCGTGACGATTGCCATTTGCGATCGTGCTCAGGCATTAGAGATTTTATTGAAGATTCACAGCGCCTATCCCCAAATATCAGTCCCCCTGCAAGTGAAGCCCGTCGCTGTGCGAAAGCCTGCTGCCTTGTCTTAA
- a CDS encoding DUF7003 family protein, with translation MTELAEQAIAKLKALILALPPNEQNKIAAKIFASLENVQDDIKAKIFSEDFEDKARGNQIYERSKSAFLEEISSALSEYPLQEEARGFTSSGILQYLDESDYPLLNLNYDIAAVRVTGFCNQESWAIIYELLMNYPSSDGIGLMLRAYGPGVKVEEGFGTPGLHSSFRWDKGELQYDENYKRIIPQELEVYIRNELVIIPSEDVARQNRAPEFDFDLLVHLVESFGEELYSTDEELSLYISKDLEKLVQFDDWHHKYNHHDKGEGVFEGNKFHIPIYTSGVVAIAKILETQYFDLCELPSVRQLGFEWTTYE, from the coding sequence ATGACAGAACTTGCTGAACAAGCCATTGCCAAGCTCAAAGCTTTAATTTTAGCTTTACCTCCTAATGAGCAAAATAAAATCGCAGCCAAGATTTTTGCAAGTTTGGAAAACGTGCAAGATGACATTAAAGCCAAGATTTTCTCGGAAGACTTTGAGGATAAGGCACGTGGGAATCAGATCTATGAACGCTCTAAAAGTGCTTTTCTCGAAGAAATTTCATCAGCTTTATCTGAATACCCGCTTCAGGAGGAAGCAAGAGGCTTCACTTCATCTGGGATTCTCCAATATTTGGATGAAAGTGATTATCCTCTACTCAATCTGAACTACGACATCGCAGCAGTTAGAGTGACAGGGTTTTGCAATCAGGAGAGCTGGGCGATTATCTATGAGCTACTGATGAACTACCCATCTTCAGATGGGATAGGACTGATGCTACGTGCCTATGGACCTGGTGTAAAAGTAGAAGAAGGATTTGGCACGCCAGGTTTACATTCATCTTTTAGATGGGATAAAGGGGAACTTCAATATGATGAAAACTATAAGCGTATTATCCCTCAAGAATTAGAGGTCTATATTCGTAATGAGCTGGTTATAATCCCATCAGAAGATGTGGCCAGACAAAATCGAGCTCCCGAGTTTGACTTTGATCTTCTAGTACATCTTGTAGAGAGTTTTGGCGAGGAACTGTACTCAACAGATGAGGAGCTATCTTTGTATATTTCCAAAGATTTAGAAAAGCTTGTTCAATTTGATGACTGGCATCATAAATATAACCATCATGATAAAGGCGAAGGCGTTTTTGAAGGCAATAAATTCCATATTCCTATCTATACATCAGGTGTAGTAGCTATTGCGAAAATCCTAGAAACCCAATACTTCGATTTGTGTGAATTACCATCAGTCAGACAGTTAGGTTTTGAGTGGACAACCTATGAATAA
- a CDS encoding AAA-like domain-containing protein, whose amino-acid sequence MENDADFSWPVARDFANQLIFMATAKHLSDLEVQVLLGSWHHQTYEQMAEQLHYGAAYLNRDIGNPLWKRLGQALNEKVSKTNFKEALRRAWEQQVHAPPVVTSSPAPIIEGPISPESPFYLERAGVEQLGCQTLLKPGALLRIKAPQLMGKTSLLYHLMAFAQQQTYPTVYIDMGSIDKSVLASLEKLLKWLCAMTSRQLHLPNRLSELWDSEIFGSNDNCTAYFEDHIFPEVQGPFVLGLDNVDRLFPFQDIIEDFFGMLRSWHEKGRISQQWQQLRLILVHSTEAYIPLDYHQSPFNTGVPIGLSEFTAHQIQHLAQLHQVALTESELSKLMAMIGGHPYLVRVALSALSTRELTFNQLVQTAVSDEGIYSAHLLHHWVTLQQTPDLMQAFQGVLMATASLNPVQAYKLHSMGLIKRENNQVIPRNDLYESYFQRIYSH is encoded by the coding sequence ATGGAGAACGACGCAGACTTTAGCTGGCCCGTGGCTCGGGACTTTGCCAATCAACTCATCTTTATGGCAACTGCCAAACACCTCAGCGATTTGGAAGTCCAGGTATTGCTAGGGTCTTGGCATCACCAAACCTATGAGCAAATGGCGGAGCAGCTGCACTATGGAGCGGCCTACCTCAATCGAGATATTGGCAATCCTTTGTGGAAGCGTTTGGGACAGGCACTCAACGAGAAGGTTAGTAAAACCAATTTCAAAGAGGCATTGCGACGGGCTTGGGAACAGCAGGTTCACGCTCCACCTGTCGTAACGTCGAGTCCAGCACCCATCATTGAAGGTCCGATTTCGCCGGAGTCCCCGTTTTATTTGGAACGGGCAGGGGTTGAACAATTGGGCTGTCAGACCTTGCTCAAACCAGGAGCGTTACTGCGGATTAAAGCACCGCAACTGATGGGCAAAACCTCGTTGCTCTATCACTTAATGGCCTTTGCCCAACAGCAAACCTATCCGACGGTTTATATCGATATGGGCAGTATCGATAAATCTGTTTTGGCGAGCTTGGAGAAGCTATTAAAGTGGCTCTGCGCCATGACTAGCCGTCAGCTCCACCTGCCCAATCGACTGTCAGAACTTTGGGATTCAGAGATTTTTGGCAGTAATGATAATTGCACGGCCTATTTTGAAGATCATATATTCCCGGAAGTGCAGGGACCGTTTGTTTTAGGACTCGATAATGTCGATCGACTATTTCCCTTTCAAGACATTATTGAAGACTTTTTTGGCATGCTGCGGAGCTGGCATGAGAAGGGGCGTATCTCTCAGCAATGGCAGCAACTGCGGCTGATTCTGGTTCATTCAACGGAAGCCTATATTCCCCTGGATTACCATCAATCTCCGTTTAATACAGGGGTTCCCATTGGGCTCTCGGAGTTTACTGCCCACCAAATCCAACATCTGGCTCAACTGCATCAGGTGGCACTTACTGAAAGTGAGCTGTCAAAATTAATGGCGATGATTGGGGGACATCCCTATCTGGTTCGAGTGGCGCTATCTGCCCTCAGTACGCGGGAACTGACGTTTAATCAGCTTGTGCAAACAGCTGTTAGTGATGAGGGGATTTATAGTGCTCATCTACTACACCACTGGGTCACGTTGCAGCAGACGCCTGATCTGATGCAAGCGTTTCAAGGTGTGCTAATGGCTACTGCATCACTGAACCCAGTGCAAGCCTATAAACTCCACAGTATGGGGTTAATTAAACGGGAGAATAATCAGGTCATTCCCCGTAATGACCTTTATGAGTCTTATTTTCAAAGGATATATTCGCACTGA
- a CDS encoding VIT and VWA domain-containing protein translates to MSHPSQQPGSWHKPISTLLLLSGMVAGTVFVSSNVLQFESKSHAQSPKLSQPKQEVNQKSKPSPPTGGLFAEVDGKKLSFPLKQTDVEADISGNLSRVEVKQTFTNPYDRPLEAIYQFPLPEDAAVDDMEIRIGNRIIRGVIKERQEAKQIYETAKQEGKTAALLEQERANLFTQSLANIVPGETIEVVIRYTNSLEFEGGDYEFVFPTVVGPRYIPGDQIDAAGNTTRVTDAAKITPPLLPPSQRSGNDISITVNLDAGVPIRNLRSPSHPILTSKKGQQTQVKLANQKTIPNKDLILRYQVASKQTQATLLTQSDQRGGHFATYLIPALKYKSNEIVPKDVVFLIDTSGSQSGPPIVQSRKLMAQFLDKLNPNDTFSIINFSNTTSKLSPKPLANTPANRKKALDYIKKLDANGGTELMNGINTVAAFPPAPDGRLRSVVLLTDGLIGDDETIIAAVRDRLKPGNRIYPFGVGFSTNRFLLDRLAEVGRGTVEVVAPKDSAEKVAAKFVKTINKPVLTDIEVSWVGPGKGPDIYPLRVPDLFANQPLVLHGRKQDGQSGKLKITGRMAGGKPYKQVLDVKFDASGNEAIAQLWGRNRIKSLMNQMYGRETDPAVKQVLDTALAYRLLSKYTAFVAVTEEIRVDPNNPNLKQRVPVDLPEGMKLTNPAAHATPEPSEILGYLIALFGIFLVMAKKHGLKWLPTRRQS, encoded by the coding sequence ATGTCCCATCCCAGTCAACAACCGGGGTCTTGGCACAAACCCATCTCTACCCTGCTACTACTCTCGGGCATGGTCGCGGGAACCGTCTTTGTCAGCTCAAATGTGTTGCAATTCGAATCCAAATCCCATGCCCAATCCCCCAAGCTATCTCAACCCAAACAAGAGGTAAATCAGAAATCAAAACCGTCTCCACCCACCGGAGGGCTTTTTGCCGAGGTGGATGGCAAGAAACTGTCTTTTCCCCTTAAACAAACTGATGTCGAAGCCGATATCTCCGGTAATCTGTCGCGGGTAGAGGTCAAGCAAACCTTTACCAATCCCTACGACCGACCATTGGAAGCGATCTATCAATTTCCCCTACCCGAAGATGCCGCCGTGGACGATATGGAAATTCGGATTGGCAATCGGATTATTCGCGGTGTGATCAAAGAGCGGCAAGAAGCCAAACAAATCTATGAAACGGCTAAGCAGGAAGGTAAAACCGCTGCTCTCCTAGAGCAGGAGCGGGCTAATTTATTTACCCAATCCCTCGCCAATATCGTGCCCGGGGAAACCATAGAAGTGGTGATTCGCTACACTAACAGCTTGGAGTTTGAAGGGGGAGATTACGAGTTTGTCTTTCCCACGGTGGTTGGGCCTCGCTATATTCCCGGCGATCAGATTGATGCCGCAGGTAATACCACTCGGGTCACCGATGCTGCCAAGATTACACCTCCCCTCCTGCCGCCTAGTCAGCGGTCTGGTAACGATATCAGTATCACGGTCAATTTAGATGCGGGGGTACCGATACGGAATTTGCGATCGCCCTCCCATCCCATTCTCACCAGCAAAAAAGGCCAGCAAACCCAGGTCAAACTGGCCAATCAAAAAACCATCCCCAACAAGGATCTAATTCTCCGCTATCAGGTGGCCAGCAAGCAGACCCAAGCCACACTCCTAACTCAGTCTGACCAACGGGGCGGTCACTTTGCCACCTACTTAATTCCAGCCTTGAAATATAAGTCGAACGAGATTGTCCCCAAGGACGTAGTGTTCCTGATTGATACCTCCGGGTCTCAAAGTGGCCCACCCATTGTCCAATCTAGAAAGCTAATGGCCCAGTTTTTGGACAAGCTCAATCCCAACGATACTTTCAGCATTATCAACTTCTCCAATACCACCTCTAAACTGTCCCCAAAGCCCCTGGCCAATACCCCGGCTAATCGCAAAAAGGCCCTGGACTATATTAAAAAACTGGATGCCAATGGCGGGACAGAGCTGATGAATGGCATCAATACCGTTGCCGCCTTTCCCCCGGCCCCAGATGGACGCCTGCGCAGTGTGGTTCTACTCACGGATGGTCTGATTGGGGATGACGAAACCATCATTGCTGCCGTGCGCGATCGTCTGAAGCCGGGGAATCGCATTTACCCCTTTGGCGTCGGTTTCTCCACCAATCGTTTTTTGCTGGATCGTCTGGCAGAAGTGGGTCGAGGAACTGTTGAAGTCGTCGCCCCCAAAGACTCCGCTGAGAAAGTGGCTGCGAAGTTTGTCAAAACCATTAACAAGCCCGTCTTGACCGATATCGAAGTCTCCTGGGTCGGTCCTGGTAAAGGCCCCGATATTTATCCCCTGCGAGTCCCGGATCTATTTGCCAACCAGCCCCTGGTTCTCCACGGGCGCAAGCAGGATGGCCAATCCGGCAAGCTGAAAATTACGGGCCGAATGGCAGGTGGAAAACCCTATAAGCAGGTATTGGACGTTAAGTTTGATGCCTCTGGCAATGAGGCGATAGCCCAGCTCTGGGGCCGGAATCGCATCAAAAGTTTAATGAACCAGATGTATGGCCGAGAAACGGACCCGGCTGTTAAGCAGGTGCTTGATACTGCCCTCGCCTATCGCTTGCTCTCTAAATACACCGCCTTTGTCGCTGTTACCGAAGAGATTCGCGTCGACCCCAACAACCCCAACCTCAAACAACGGGTACCGGTTGATCTGCCGGAAGGGATGAAGCTGACCAACCCAGCGGCCCATGCTACCCCGGAACCCAGCGAAATTCTCGGTTACCTGATTGCTCTATTTGGCATCTTCCTGGTTATGGCCAAAAAGCATGGCTTGAAATGGTTGCCCACCCGGAGGCAGTCATGA
- the crtA gene encoding cyanoexosortase A, which produces MVAHPEAVMSLAQSQPGAKTWLVAIGMTQVLLHLLLVRRSQYPYLLPASSIFWAATAMQLYTQRHYLSLRDHRATWGGLLLLAGVVYRGLHAFESDYFLRLYPLLVLVSLSLLASGVQGLAQYQGALYLLGFFALPWELLYLLDFTTWTTQLSTMLLRLMGFAVHQQGFTIALPGGAIEVYNGCSGVRSITQLLGLAWIYVTLTATQGQQKYLILLGAIGIGFFANGCRVALLAILSSQPDTLHYWHQGDGSLLFSLLAVLLLGLLLLSLPTRQGRYLS; this is translated from the coding sequence ATGGTTGCCCACCCGGAGGCAGTCATGAGTCTAGCTCAGTCCCAACCAGGGGCGAAGACTTGGCTCGTTGCCATTGGTATGACCCAAGTCTTGCTCCATCTCCTCCTCGTTCGTCGCAGCCAATATCCCTACCTCTTACCCGCCAGCAGTATCTTTTGGGCCGCCACCGCTATGCAGCTTTACACCCAGCGTCATTACTTATCCCTTCGCGACCATCGAGCCACTTGGGGTGGACTGCTGTTGCTGGCAGGCGTGGTTTATCGAGGGCTTCATGCCTTTGAATCTGACTATTTTCTGCGGCTCTATCCTCTACTAGTGCTGGTGAGTTTGAGTCTCTTAGCTTCCGGCGTCCAGGGATTGGCGCAATATCAAGGAGCGCTTTACCTCTTAGGCTTCTTTGCCCTGCCTTGGGAGCTGCTCTACCTGCTCGATTTCACCACCTGGACCACTCAGCTTTCTACGATGCTGCTACGACTGATGGGCTTTGCCGTCCATCAACAGGGCTTTACCATTGCCCTGCCAGGGGGTGCTATTGAGGTCTATAACGGTTGCTCTGGGGTACGGTCGATTACCCAGCTTCTGGGCTTGGCCTGGATATATGTGACTTTAACCGCGACGCAGGGCCAACAGAAATATCTGATCCTACTGGGAGCGATCGGTATTGGCTTCTTTGCTAATGGCTGTCGTGTGGCTCTCCTCGCCATTCTCTCCAGCCAACCGGATACCCTTCACTACTGGCACCAAGGCGATGGGTCGCTCTTATTTTCGCTACTGGCTGTATTGCTGCTGGGGCTGCTGCTCCTCAGTTTGCCGACTCGCCAAGGGAGGTATTTATCATGA
- a CDS encoding cyanoexosortase A system-associated protein, whose amino-acid sequence MIRWCRNNPLAVVWGVTVLVWGVAIAIFQPQIPQVAPYPFPQVIPLADWTFTDSQPLTPDQTPDPQDIPGEVVSGQRYHYHQGDTHLHIEMRYLAQTNGDLKALIKHQTGSLGTVLQSVEGVGEFSLFTQGAASQLDACINPQGTSTVTSDQFKRNRTLYDWRSGRFLGWILGQAPLHDNRCLWTQMTLSTSSDATSAVQAQALTSTWTDWHQWWQFHFPPSAKTP is encoded by the coding sequence ATGATCAGATGGTGTAGAAACAACCCACTAGCAGTGGTTTGGGGAGTCACGGTTTTGGTATGGGGAGTTGCGATCGCAATCTTCCAACCCCAAATCCCTCAAGTTGCGCCCTACCCATTTCCTCAAGTCATTCCCCTTGCAGATTGGACCTTTACTGATAGTCAGCCCCTCACGCCTGATCAAACCCCAGACCCTCAAGATATTCCTGGTGAAGTGGTGTCTGGGCAGCGGTATCACTACCACCAAGGCGATACCCATTTACACATTGAGATGAGATATCTGGCCCAGACCAATGGCGACCTAAAAGCCCTGATTAAACATCAGACCGGCAGTTTAGGCACCGTGCTGCAATCCGTAGAAGGCGTGGGGGAATTCAGCCTATTTACTCAGGGCGCTGCTAGCCAGCTAGATGCCTGTATCAACCCTCAAGGAACCAGTACCGTCACCAGCGATCAGTTCAAGCGCAACCGTACCCTATACGATTGGCGATCTGGGCGTTTCCTCGGCTGGATCCTCGGCCAAGCGCCTCTCCATGACAATCGTTGTCTATGGACCCAGATGACCTTATCGACCTCAAGCGATGCGACCTCGGCAGTGCAGGCTCAGGCTTTAACGTCTACCTGGACAGACTGGCATCAGTGGTGGCAATTTCACTTTCCGCCATCAGCCAAGACCCCGTAA